A segment of the Anaerolineae bacterium genome:
ATGACCATCAAATTGAAGATTTGCCGCTGCCCCGGCCAATCTGTTTCCAGCCCGTGACTACGGCCACAGTAATTACCACGGCAATCACCACCTCGGCAAGGGCTTGCGGAATGATGGGGATGAGGGCTTCAACCGGCATGTAGCCCCGCAGCACAAGTAAGCTCAAAACCAAAACAGTATTGGTCAGCGTGCCAATCACCCCGGCTATAACCAGCGCCAGGTATTCATTGTGTTTTTTGATGAGCGCGTAGCTGTAATAAGCAGTGACCCCAATGAACAGGCGGGGCAACACCGCCACAATGGGGTCCTTAAAAAAAGGCACCTGGGCTTGCAGCCAGCTAAAAAGGCCAAAAATAAGGCCAACCAGCAACCCGACCAGCGGCCCCTCCATGACCCCGCCAATGATGGCCGGCACGTGCATAATGGTGGCACTGCCCGAGAGATTGGGCACGGGAA
Coding sequences within it:
- a CDS encoding ECF transporter S component — translated: MKETTVNHTLLLDIRKIVITGILAAIAILLGVTRWGFIPVPNLSGSATIMHVPAIIGGVMEGPLVGLLVGLIFGLFSWLQAQVPFFKDPIVAVLPRLFIGVTAYYSYALIKKHNEYLALVIAGVIGTLTNTVLVLSLLVLRGYMPVEALIPIIPQALAEVVIAVVITVAVVTGWKQIGRGSGKSSI